From Rutidosis leptorrhynchoides isolate AG116_Rl617_1_P2 chromosome 3, CSIRO_AGI_Rlap_v1, whole genome shotgun sequence, a single genomic window includes:
- the LOC139898989 gene encoding 3-ketoacyl-CoA synthase 20-like, producing the protein MTKKASCRVYLVDFTCYKPPISQMCSKEFVKKLRQFGFYSEETLDYMTKVLEGCGLGDSTYFPEIFSQQTYNPSINHARREVEKTIFGSVDMLLAKTGVRCEDIGILIVNCTIHNSVSSLCSMIVNRYKLRENIITYNLVGMGCSAGLRAIGLAQQLLQVHLNSYALIVSTEGITDNLYRGKDRSKLLQNCVFRVGGAAILLSNHPSDIKKCKYELVHAIHTNTSRLDRSYKCVCREEDEAGMVGININKDLITAAIDTIKPNVTILSYLILPLKEKLKYLLNYIKINIKIIPSMSIKPYIPNYNGVIDHFLPHVGGKPVLDELQRTLGFSDTVMEASRMTLYRYGNTSSSSIWYELAYVEAKGRVKKGNQVWQMAFGSGFKCSSLIWRAMKTVNYLDRHNPWMNEIGEYPVVLKDCEPIPDDINPFK; encoded by the exons ATGACAAAAAAAGCTTCATGCAGAGTTTATTTAGTAGATTTCACATGTTACAAGCCTCCAATTTCTCAAATGTGCTCCAAAGAGTTTGTTAAGAAACTAAGGCAATTCGGATTTTACTCGGAAGAGACTTTGGATTACATGACGAAAGTTTTGGAAGGATGCGGTCTCGGTGACTCCACTTATTTTCCTGAGATCTTTTCTCAACAAACTTACAACCCGTCCATTAACCATGCTAGACGAGAAGTTGAGAAGACCATCTTTGGTTCAGTGGACATGCTTCTCGCAAAAACGGGTGTAAGATGCGAGGATATTGGGATCCTAATTGTGAATTGTACTATTCATAACTCAGTGTCGTCTCTTTGTAGCATGATTGTTAACCGATATAAGCTTAGAGAGAACATCATCACCTACAATCTTGTTGGGATGGGGTGCAGTGCAGGGCTTCGTGCAATAGGACTTGCTCAACAACTCCTGCAG GTGCACCTCAACTCATATGCTTTGATAGTGAGTACAGAGGGCATTACCGATAACTTGTACCGGGGAAAAGATCGTTCAAAACTCCTACAAAACTGCGTGTTCCGTGTGGGTGGAGCCGCGATTCTCCTCTCGAACCACCCGTCCGATATCAAGAAATGTAAATACGAACTTGTTCACGCAATACACACCAATACATCACGTTTAGATCGATCCTACAAGTGTGTATGTAGAGAAGAGGACGAAGCTGGGATGGTTGGAATTAACATCAACAAAGACCTCATTACAGCCGCCATAGACACCATTAAACCCAACGTGACCATCCTATCATACCTCATCCTTCCATTAAAAGAGAAACTCAAATACCTTTTAAACtacattaaaattaatataaagatAATTCCGTCAATGAGCATCAAGCCGTACATACCTAATTACAATGGCGTCATCGATCACTTCCTCCCTCACGTTGGTGGGAAGCCGGTGCTCGATGAGCTGCAGAGGACACTAGGGTTTTCAGACACCGTAATGGAAGCTTCTAGAATGACATTGTATAGGTACGGAAACACCTCCAGCAGCTCGATATGGTATGAGCTGGCGTACGTGGAGGCAAAGGGTCGAGTCAAGAAAGGTAACCAGGTATGGCAGATGGCGTTCGGGTCAGGTTTTAAGTGTAGTAGTCTCATTTGGCGTGCAATGAAGACTGTTAATTATCTTGATCGCCATAATCCTTGGATGAACGAGATTGGTGAGTATCCTGTCGTTTTGAAGGATTGTGAACCAATTCCTGATGATATCAATCCTTTCAAGTAA